The Henckelia pumila isolate YLH828 chromosome 2, ASM3356847v2, whole genome shotgun sequence genome includes a window with the following:
- the LOC140880787 gene encoding GTP-binding protein At3g49725, chloroplastic isoform X1, producing MLRTIFHRHHSFTSPYFSPAINLLTSIPSRFPPLFSCFSNSSILQSRQHDGDGDEFNSDPGAPPRLFVVQPRLRPQNFLKAKLEEALNLANSLEQQRDGFYQTEFLDKEIPPHLVVQNPAAKSPRADTYFGVGTVSTVKIHINELDSKHGVDAIFVNAILSGIQQRNLERAWGKPVLDRVGLIIEIFNAHAQTKEAKLQAELAALMYKRSRLVRVRGLDGRYTFGGVGEAEVVSARGRGSGGRGFISGAGETELQLQRRRILDRRNKLLSEIKEVRRTRAVQRASRKRQGGSEGQEIATVAVVGYTNAGKSTLVSALSDSYLYCDDRLFATVDPKLSSVLLPSGRKVLLSDTVGFISDLPVQLVEAFHATLEEVVEADLLVHVLDSSASNLDEHREAVLEVLGRIGVSEEKLQNMIEVWNKVDLQETELDQAEHEDFTSNSSGEDTSDVASGQLYVQHNDDQDMKSHLFSAGEDISGGEANYTDGWLSCREEQESWVDYDNCSVGSEATDNQQKEFSWDWRAAVKRSQSQPESTVHVKTSAVTGVGLAELLELIDEKLPHMQPVKRSIFDRKWRPPREADSELAV from the exons ATGCTGAGAACCATTTTTCACCGGCATCATTCATTTACCTCACCATATTTTTCACCAGCAATAAACCTTTTAACCTCGATCCCTTCTCGCTTCCCGCCCCTTTTTTCATGTTTCTCCAATTCTTCAATACTACAGAGCAGGCAGCATGATGGTGATGGAGATGAATTTAACAGTGATCCCGGTGCTCCTCCGAGGCTGTTTGTGGTGCAGCCGAGGCTCCGGCcacaaaattttttgaaagcTAAACTTGAGGAGGCACTCAATCTTGCGAATTCTCTTGAACAGCAGCGCGATGGGTTTTACCAGACGGAGTTCTTGGATAAAGAAATCCCGCCTCATCTTGTTGTTCAGAACCCAGCTGCAAAGTCTCCTCGTGCCG ACACATATTTTGGAGTTGGGACCGTGAGCACTgtcaaaattcatataaatgAGTTGGACTCAAAG CATGGAGTAGATGCTATTTTTGTGAATGCTATTCTTTCTGGTATTCAACAGCGGAATTTGGAG CGGGCCTGGGGAAAACCTGTTCTAGACCGTGTGGGTCTCATAATAGAGATCTTTAATGCCCATGCCCAGACAAAGGAAGCTAAGTTACAG GCTGAGTTAGCAGCTCTTATGTACAAGAGAAGCAGACTTGTTCGCGTACGTGGTCTTGATGGGCGGTACACATTTGGTGGGGTTGGAGAAGCAGAAGTTGTTAGTGCGAGAGG GAGAGGGAGCGGAGGGCGTGGCTTTATTAGTGGTGCTGGAGAAACCGAGCTTCAGCTACAACGACGAAG AATCCTGGATCGACGAAATAAGTTATTATCTGAAATCAAAGAAGTTCGAAGAACACGAGCTGTACAACGTGCCTCCCGTAAAAGGCAAGGAGGTTCAGAAGGACAAGAAATTGCTACAGTTGCTGTTGTTGGTTATACAAATGCT GGAAAATCTACGTTAGTTAGTGCACTCTCAGACAGTTATCTTTATTGTGATGATCG ATTGTTTGCCACGGTGGATCCGAAGTTAAGCAGTGTTCTTCTGCCATCTGG AAGAAAAGTTTTGCTTAGTGACACTGTTGGGTTTATCTCTGATTTGCCTGTTCAG CTAGTGGAAGCATTTCATGCAACGTTGGAAGAGGTTGTTGAAGCTGACCTCCTTGTG CATGTTCTGGACTCAAGTGCTTCAAATCTTGATGAACACCGGGAAGCTGTTTTGGAAGTACTTGGGCGGATTGGAGTGTCTGAGGAGAAGCTTCAAAATATGATTGAAGTTTGGAATAAG GTTGATCTTCAAGAAACAGAATTAGACCAAGCCGAACATGAAGATTTCACGAGCAATTCCTCGGGAGAAGACACGAGTGATGTTGCATCTGGCCAGTTGTATGTTCAACACAATGATGATCAAGATATGAAGTCTCATCTGTTCTCTGCAGGAGAAGACATTAGTGGTGGAGAAGCTAATTACACTGATGGCTGGCTCTCATGCAGGGAAGAGCAAGAATCATGGGTTGATTATGATAATTGTTCTGTGGGAAGTGAAGCCACAGATAACCAACAAAAAGAATTCTCATGGGATTGGAGGGCTGCTGTTAAACGTTCTCAATCCCAACCAGAATCCACTGTACATGTAAAAACATCAGCTGTAACAGGAGTTGGCTTGGCGGAGTTGTTAGAGCTCATTGATGAGAAGTTACCCCACATGCAACCAGTGAAAAGGAGCATCTTTGATCGGAAATGGAGACCCCCACGAGAAGCAGACAGCGAACTAGCAGTTTAG
- the LOC140880787 gene encoding GTP-binding protein At3g49725, chloroplastic isoform X2 produces the protein MLRTIFHRHHSFTSPYFSPAINLLTSIPSRFPPLFSCFSNSSILQSRQHDGDGDEFNSDPGAPPRLFVVQPRLRPQNFLKAKLEEALNLANSLEQQRDGFYQTEFLDKEIPPHLVVQNPAAKSPRADTYFGVGTVSTVKIHINELDSKHGVDAIFVNAILSGIQQRNLEAELAALMYKRSRLVRVRGLDGRYTFGGVGEAEVVSARGRGSGGRGFISGAGETELQLQRRRILDRRNKLLSEIKEVRRTRAVQRASRKRQGGSEGQEIATVAVVGYTNAGKSTLVSALSDSYLYCDDRLFATVDPKLSSVLLPSGRKVLLSDTVGFISDLPVQLVEAFHATLEEVVEADLLVHVLDSSASNLDEHREAVLEVLGRIGVSEEKLQNMIEVWNKVDLQETELDQAEHEDFTSNSSGEDTSDVASGQLYVQHNDDQDMKSHLFSAGEDISGGEANYTDGWLSCREEQESWVDYDNCSVGSEATDNQQKEFSWDWRAAVKRSQSQPESTVHVKTSAVTGVGLAELLELIDEKLPHMQPVKRSIFDRKWRPPREADSELAV, from the exons ATGCTGAGAACCATTTTTCACCGGCATCATTCATTTACCTCACCATATTTTTCACCAGCAATAAACCTTTTAACCTCGATCCCTTCTCGCTTCCCGCCCCTTTTTTCATGTTTCTCCAATTCTTCAATACTACAGAGCAGGCAGCATGATGGTGATGGAGATGAATTTAACAGTGATCCCGGTGCTCCTCCGAGGCTGTTTGTGGTGCAGCCGAGGCTCCGGCcacaaaattttttgaaagcTAAACTTGAGGAGGCACTCAATCTTGCGAATTCTCTTGAACAGCAGCGCGATGGGTTTTACCAGACGGAGTTCTTGGATAAAGAAATCCCGCCTCATCTTGTTGTTCAGAACCCAGCTGCAAAGTCTCCTCGTGCCG ACACATATTTTGGAGTTGGGACCGTGAGCACTgtcaaaattcatataaatgAGTTGGACTCAAAG CATGGAGTAGATGCTATTTTTGTGAATGCTATTCTTTCTGGTATTCAACAGCGGAATTTGGAG GCTGAGTTAGCAGCTCTTATGTACAAGAGAAGCAGACTTGTTCGCGTACGTGGTCTTGATGGGCGGTACACATTTGGTGGGGTTGGAGAAGCAGAAGTTGTTAGTGCGAGAGG GAGAGGGAGCGGAGGGCGTGGCTTTATTAGTGGTGCTGGAGAAACCGAGCTTCAGCTACAACGACGAAG AATCCTGGATCGACGAAATAAGTTATTATCTGAAATCAAAGAAGTTCGAAGAACACGAGCTGTACAACGTGCCTCCCGTAAAAGGCAAGGAGGTTCAGAAGGACAAGAAATTGCTACAGTTGCTGTTGTTGGTTATACAAATGCT GGAAAATCTACGTTAGTTAGTGCACTCTCAGACAGTTATCTTTATTGTGATGATCG ATTGTTTGCCACGGTGGATCCGAAGTTAAGCAGTGTTCTTCTGCCATCTGG AAGAAAAGTTTTGCTTAGTGACACTGTTGGGTTTATCTCTGATTTGCCTGTTCAG CTAGTGGAAGCATTTCATGCAACGTTGGAAGAGGTTGTTGAAGCTGACCTCCTTGTG CATGTTCTGGACTCAAGTGCTTCAAATCTTGATGAACACCGGGAAGCTGTTTTGGAAGTACTTGGGCGGATTGGAGTGTCTGAGGAGAAGCTTCAAAATATGATTGAAGTTTGGAATAAG GTTGATCTTCAAGAAACAGAATTAGACCAAGCCGAACATGAAGATTTCACGAGCAATTCCTCGGGAGAAGACACGAGTGATGTTGCATCTGGCCAGTTGTATGTTCAACACAATGATGATCAAGATATGAAGTCTCATCTGTTCTCTGCAGGAGAAGACATTAGTGGTGGAGAAGCTAATTACACTGATGGCTGGCTCTCATGCAGGGAAGAGCAAGAATCATGGGTTGATTATGATAATTGTTCTGTGGGAAGTGAAGCCACAGATAACCAACAAAAAGAATTCTCATGGGATTGGAGGGCTGCTGTTAAACGTTCTCAATCCCAACCAGAATCCACTGTACATGTAAAAACATCAGCTGTAACAGGAGTTGGCTTGGCGGAGTTGTTAGAGCTCATTGATGAGAAGTTACCCCACATGCAACCAGTGAAAAGGAGCATCTTTGATCGGAAATGGAGACCCCCACGAGAAGCAGACAGCGAACTAGCAGTTTAG
- the LOC140880787 gene encoding GTP-binding protein At3g49725, chloroplastic isoform X3, producing MLRTIFHRHHSFTSPYFSPAINLLTSIPSRFPPLFSCFSNSSILQSRQHDGDGDEFNSDPGAPPRLFVVQPRLRPQNFLKAKLEEALNLANSLEQQRDGFYQTEFLDKEIPPHLVVQNPAAKSPRADTYFGVGTVSTVKIHINELDSKHGVDAIFVNAILSGIQQRNLERAWGKPVLDRVGLIIEIFNAHAQTKEAKLQAELAALMYKRSRLVRVRGLDGRYTFGGVGEAEVVSARGRGSGGRGFISGAGETELQLQRRRILDRRNKLLSEIKEVRRTRAVQRASRKRQGGSEGQEIATVAVVGYTNALVEAFHATLEEVVEADLLVHVLDSSASNLDEHREAVLEVLGRIGVSEEKLQNMIEVWNKVDLQETELDQAEHEDFTSNSSGEDTSDVASGQLYVQHNDDQDMKSHLFSAGEDISGGEANYTDGWLSCREEQESWVDYDNCSVGSEATDNQQKEFSWDWRAAVKRSQSQPESTVHVKTSAVTGVGLAELLELIDEKLPHMQPVKRSIFDRKWRPPREADSELAV from the exons ATGCTGAGAACCATTTTTCACCGGCATCATTCATTTACCTCACCATATTTTTCACCAGCAATAAACCTTTTAACCTCGATCCCTTCTCGCTTCCCGCCCCTTTTTTCATGTTTCTCCAATTCTTCAATACTACAGAGCAGGCAGCATGATGGTGATGGAGATGAATTTAACAGTGATCCCGGTGCTCCTCCGAGGCTGTTTGTGGTGCAGCCGAGGCTCCGGCcacaaaattttttgaaagcTAAACTTGAGGAGGCACTCAATCTTGCGAATTCTCTTGAACAGCAGCGCGATGGGTTTTACCAGACGGAGTTCTTGGATAAAGAAATCCCGCCTCATCTTGTTGTTCAGAACCCAGCTGCAAAGTCTCCTCGTGCCG ACACATATTTTGGAGTTGGGACCGTGAGCACTgtcaaaattcatataaatgAGTTGGACTCAAAG CATGGAGTAGATGCTATTTTTGTGAATGCTATTCTTTCTGGTATTCAACAGCGGAATTTGGAG CGGGCCTGGGGAAAACCTGTTCTAGACCGTGTGGGTCTCATAATAGAGATCTTTAATGCCCATGCCCAGACAAAGGAAGCTAAGTTACAG GCTGAGTTAGCAGCTCTTATGTACAAGAGAAGCAGACTTGTTCGCGTACGTGGTCTTGATGGGCGGTACACATTTGGTGGGGTTGGAGAAGCAGAAGTTGTTAGTGCGAGAGG GAGAGGGAGCGGAGGGCGTGGCTTTATTAGTGGTGCTGGAGAAACCGAGCTTCAGCTACAACGACGAAG AATCCTGGATCGACGAAATAAGTTATTATCTGAAATCAAAGAAGTTCGAAGAACACGAGCTGTACAACGTGCCTCCCGTAAAAGGCAAGGAGGTTCAGAAGGACAAGAAATTGCTACAGTTGCTGTTGTTGGTTATACAAATGCT CTAGTGGAAGCATTTCATGCAACGTTGGAAGAGGTTGTTGAAGCTGACCTCCTTGTG CATGTTCTGGACTCAAGTGCTTCAAATCTTGATGAACACCGGGAAGCTGTTTTGGAAGTACTTGGGCGGATTGGAGTGTCTGAGGAGAAGCTTCAAAATATGATTGAAGTTTGGAATAAG GTTGATCTTCAAGAAACAGAATTAGACCAAGCCGAACATGAAGATTTCACGAGCAATTCCTCGGGAGAAGACACGAGTGATGTTGCATCTGGCCAGTTGTATGTTCAACACAATGATGATCAAGATATGAAGTCTCATCTGTTCTCTGCAGGAGAAGACATTAGTGGTGGAGAAGCTAATTACACTGATGGCTGGCTCTCATGCAGGGAAGAGCAAGAATCATGGGTTGATTATGATAATTGTTCTGTGGGAAGTGAAGCCACAGATAACCAACAAAAAGAATTCTCATGGGATTGGAGGGCTGCTGTTAAACGTTCTCAATCCCAACCAGAATCCACTGTACATGTAAAAACATCAGCTGTAACAGGAGTTGGCTTGGCGGAGTTGTTAGAGCTCATTGATGAGAAGTTACCCCACATGCAACCAGTGAAAAGGAGCATCTTTGATCGGAAATGGAGACCCCCACGAGAAGCAGACAGCGAACTAGCAGTTTAG
- the LOC140880486 gene encoding squalene monooxygenase SE2-like, whose protein sequence is MDEYIVGTLSAFMLGLVIFYVLRRKTVESARKRDSESGKMDNGYEIRSEQMNGECRADEGSDPDVIIVGAGVAGAALAYTLGKDGRHVRVIERDLSEQDRIVGELLQPGGYLKLIELGLEDCVENIEAQRVVGYALFKDGKNTKLAYPLENFHSDVAGRSFHNGRFVQRMREKAATLPNVQLEQGTVTSLLEENGTIKGVQYKTKAGQELKAYAPLTIVCDGCFSNLRRSLCDPKVDIPSCFVGLVLENCELPFPNHGHVILADPSPVLFYPISCTEIRCLVDVPGQKLPSLASGEMAEYLKTIIAPQVPSELHDAFISAVDKGNIKTMPNRSMPAAPHPTKGALLMGDAFNMRHPLTGGGMTVALSDIVVLQNLLRPLHDLKDADSLCKYLESFYTLRKPVASTINTLAGALYKVFCASSDQARKEMRQACFDYLSLGGACSRGPVALLSGLNPRPLSLVMHFFAVAMYGVGRLLVPFPSLGRLWMGVRLISGASSIILPIIKAEGVRQMFFPATVPAYYRAAPAK, encoded by the exons ATGGATGAGTACATTGTGGGAACTCTCTCTGCTTTTATGCTGGGATTGGTTATCTTCTACGTTTTGCGAAGAAAGACCGTCGAATCTGCGCGGAAGAGGGACAGTGAAAGTGGAAAAATGGACAATGGGTACGAGATTCGGAGTGAGCAGATGAACGGGGAATGCCGGGCCGATGAAGGGTCCGACCCGGATGTTATTATTGTGGGCGCTGGAGTCGCCGGAGCTGCTCTGGCTTATACACTTGGGAAG GATGGACGGCATGTACGTGTCATTGAAAGAGATTTGTCAGAGCAGGACAGAATCGTCGGTGAGCTCCTACAGCCAGGAGGATACCTCAAATTGATCGAGTTGGGACTCGAAG ACTGCGTTGAGAATATCGAGGCCCAACGTGTGGTAGGATATGCTCTATTCAAGGATGGGAAAAACACCAAATTGGCATATCCCTTAGAAAACTTCCATTCAGATGTGGCTGGAAGAAGTTTTCATAATGGGCgcttcgtccagaggatgagaGAGAAGGCGGCTACTCTTCCCAA TGTACAACTAGAGCAAGGTACTGTAACATCTTTGCTCGAGGAAAATGGAACTATAAAAGGTGTGCAGTATAAAACTAAAGCCGGGCAAGAGCTTAAAGCTTATGCACCTCTTACAATTGTTTGCGATGGATGCTTCTCAAATTTGAGACGTTCTCTTTGCGACCCAAAG GTGGATATCCCTTCATGTTTTGTTGGTTTGGTATTGGAGAACTGTGAACTCCCATTTCCAAATCACGGGCACGTTATTCTAGCCGATCCCTCTCCAGTCTTGTTTTATCCGATTAGTTGTACCGAAATTCGCTGCCTGGTTGATGTACCTGGTCAAAAACTTCCTTCTCTTGCTAGTGGGGAAATGGCAGAATATTTAAAAACAATTATAGCTCCTCAG GTTCCATCGGAGCTCCATGATGCGTTCATATCTGCGGTTGATAAAGGAAATATAAAAACAATGCCTAACAGAAGCATGCCAGCGGCTCCTCATCCTACCAAGGGGGCTCTATTGATGGGTGATGCTTTCAATATGCGCCATCCTTTGACAGGTGGAGGAATGACTGTGGCACTGTCCGACATCGTTGTATTACAAAATCTACTCAGGCCCTTACATGACTTGAAGGATGCTGATTCATTGTGTAAATATCTCGAGTCATTCTACACTCTACGTAAG CCAGTGGCATCAACTATTAACACATTGGCTGGGGCCTTATACAAAGTGTTCTGTGCCTCCTCCGATCAAGCAAGAAAGGAAATGCGCCAAGCCTGTTTCGATTACTTGAGTCTTGGAGGGGCTTGTTCGAGGGGACCCGTGGCTTTGCTCTCTGGCCTAAATCCCCGCCCGCTGAGCTTGGTAATGCATTTCTTCGCTGTTGCTATGTATGGCGTTGGTCGTTTGCTAGTACCGTTCCCTTCACTAGGCCGACTGTGGATGGGAGTCAGATTAATATCG GGCGCTTCGAGTATCATCTTGCCCATCATAAAGGCGGAAGGCGTTAGGCAAATGTTCTTCCCTGCTACTGTTCCGGCATACTATCGAGCTGCTCCAGCCAAATga